The Malus sylvestris chromosome 14, drMalSylv7.2, whole genome shotgun sequence genome segment AGTAGCTCTTCCACTAGTGGGATACCCAAATTTGATCATCCTAAAACTGATGAGTCAACTTCCCcaattttgttttgtcttccaTGTTGATATTGTGGACCCAATGGTTCAAAGGATGGGCTGCGATATCCTATTAGTttccttattttaataaattggcGCCTAGTTTTATATAGATTGGTTGGTTCTTGCCTTGTTGGTTGGCTAAATTCCCTTTTTACATAAACTTTCAATTTTATGGCAAAGTTCATGGAAGCAGCAAAATCCATTTAAAGCCTCTGCTTTCTGCCTCTCTGCCTCCACCACTCAATCAAAGCCTCCACCTTTAACcccctctctccccctctctctcctccccaaTGGATGCGTCTTCTGCAACAACCATGGCGCTGAGagtctcctcctcctcttcctcctcctcatcgtCCTCCGCTTCTTTCAAGCCCAACAAGTCACTCCCTTTCAAGTTCACCACTTTCCGGCCTCCTCCCCAGCCCACCCTCCTCAAATCCCTCAAATGCATCCAAACGCCGCCGTCTTCCAATCCCAACCCGTTAAAGCATCCGCGGCCGCCTCCCCAAAACCCTATCTCCGCCTCCCCCTTCTCCTGCTCCGCCCTCACCCTCTCACCCTCCACCTCCTCCCAAACCGCCGAGCTCGTCCCTTTAAAGCTCCAAACTTTGATCTCCGAGTTCCAATCTCTCGCCGAGCCGATCGACAGAGTTAAACGCTTGTTGCACTACGCGGCTCTCCTCCCGCCGTTTGATGATTCGGCTCGGGTCGATTCCAACCGGGTCATGGGCTGCACAGCACGGGTGTGGCTGCAGGCTGAGATAGACGAGGAGGGCAAGATGAGATTTGCGGCGGACAGCGATTCCGAGATCACCAGGGGGTTCTGCTCCTGCCTGGTCTCGGTGCTCGACGGCGCGTCGCCGGAGGAGGTGTTACTGGTCAAGACCGACGACTTGTCGTCGCTCAATGTGGGATTGCCGGGCGCGCAGAGGTCTAGGGTTAACACGTGGCATAATGTGCTGGTCAGTATGCAGAAAAAGACTAAGGCTTTGGTCGCCCAACGGCAGGGTGCGCCGCCGTTCGAGCCTTTCCCGTCGCTCGTCGTCACCGCCGATGGGATTCAGGCAAAGGGCAGCTTTGCTGAGGCCCAGGTTAGCTAATGGATTGTGTTTCTGATTGATTTGTATGATTATAGTGCGTAGAGCGCGTAAGTACTATTAGAAGTGCTTTTCTTAGAATTAAAGTGCACTGCGAAGTGCTTATCCAGGTGCTTATCCGAAAATGCTTTTATGACCCAGTACCATTTATGTTTTTGCTAAATGTAGTTAGAAGCGCTTTTGTTTGTCATAAATCACTTTTAGCCATTCAAAAGCAGTTCCAAAGTTGTCGTTATCATTTGTATTAGATTAGTGgatgtatgatttttttttaattgtaatcTAAGTTGGATCTGCATATTAAATTGCAGGCGAGGTACTTGTTTCCCGATGAATCGAAGGTTGAGGAACTTGTTAATGTgttgaaggaaaagaaaattgggGTTGTTGCACATTTTTACATGGACCCAGAGGTTCAAGGTATTTTAACTGCTGCACAGAAACATTGGCCTCACATCCATATATCTGATTCATTGGTCATGGCGGATTCTGCTGTGAATATGGCGAAAGCTGGTTGCGAATACATTACAGTCTTGGGGGTTGATTTTATGTCGGAAAATGTCCGGGCTATACTTGATCAGGCTGGCTTTGAAAAGGTAGCTCCTTTGCTTCTATTCATGTATTAGTAAGAAATGTAAAACATGTACTGTTCTTGTTATTTTGGTTTGGCTCCGCTATTTACGATGTAGTGTGCCTTAATTATAGTAAAGTTAACTGGATCTTGGTTTGGCGCCACATACTGGTGACACAGTtgataaatatattcatttcatGTACTTTGATTGCAGGTTGGTGTGTACAGGATGTCAAATGAACGTATTGGTTGTTCATTGGCAGATGCTGCATCTAGTCCTTCGTACATGAGCTATCTTGAGGCAGCTTCTAGGTCTCCACATTCGTTGCACGTTGTCTACATTAATACTTCTCTAGAAACAAAAGCATATGCTCATGAGGTTGTGCCAACAATTACGTGCACATCTTCAAATGTTGTCCAAACCATTTTGCAGGTTGGTGGGATCAGAATCATTTATCTTAATTGTTTTGGAATTCCCCAATGTCTCTTTCCAAATGCAACTGgcactcatttttttttcttttggctatTGTACTTTCGCTAACGTCGAGTTCCTTGTCTTCTGCAGGCTTTTGTTCAAGTGCCAGATGCAAACATATGGTACGGACCTGATTCCTACATGGGTGCAAATATTAGAGAATTACTCCAGCAGATGGCTAGGATGACTGATGAAGAAATTGCTGAGATACATCCAGAACATAATAGAGACTCAATCAGATCTTTGCTACCTCGCCTACATTATTTCCAGGTACGTGTACTTTCATGGCTTGTTTTAGTGCTATTCATAAATTCATTTCATAGCGTCGGAAATCAGTTTTCCTTGCATTTTCTGATGATGGTCCTCTCACTACTTATTTATCTCTATTGTATCAGGACGGGACATGCATAGTGCATCATTTATTTGGAAATGAAGTTGTCGACAGGATAAAAGAAATGTACTGTGATGCATATCTAACTGCCCATTTTGAGGTCCCAGGAGAGATGTTCTCATTGGCAATGGAAGCAAAGAGAAGAGGAATGGGGGTTGTGGGTTCTACCCAGAACATACTAGATTTCATAAAACAGAGGATTCAAGAGGCTTTGGATAGAAATGTCAGTGAGCACCTTAAGTTTGTGTTAGGAACGGAATCCGGAATGGTGACTTCAATTGTTGCAGCAGTTCGTAGTTTGTTAGGTTCTGCAAGATCTGGAGGAGCAGAAATTAATGTAGAAATTGTATTTCCAGTTTCATCAGATTCAGTGACAACATCAAGTTCTTCCCCAGATCTTAACTCTGTAAAACTAGGCGATGTCATACTACCTGTTATACCTGGAGTTTCCAGTGGGGAGGGATGTTCCATCAATGGCGGCTGTGCATCCTGCCCATACATGAAGGTTAGCATTCCTATTTTGAGTTTGACTTCGATAAGTTTACAAGGGTTAATATGTTCTTAAATATTCTACCATGCTATATGTCTGAGATAACCAAACTGTTACAAAATTATCCAGTCTAACGCGTGTCTAAATATGGTACATGCATGTGTGTTACATTGGCTGTAGCGTCTGCAGACTGTAATGTATCTCAAAACGAACACTAGCCTTGGCGTAGTATTCAGGTCCCTCATAACAGGGGCAATGCTCAACGCAGGGTCTTCTTTTTATGATGCGTGCTTGTTGTATTGTTACATAACCGTGTAATTGGCTGATGAAATCCTGGAAGACATctgaaaatattttttacaaGTATTGGTAGGAGTCAAggaagaggtcgcacttggtgcgatggcaagtgccttcgtccatgagcggtaggtctcgggttcgagacttgggagcagcctctccataaatgggggtaaggctagccgacattcacctctcccagaccctgcataaagcgggagccttgtgcactgggtacgacctttttattgGTAGGAGTCAAGGATATTCTCAGAAAAGTATGGTTGCAAGAATAGTTAATACCGGGTTCTCTTCTGTAACAGTTTGTCATGGCAATTCTTATTACAAATTAAATCAgtatagataaaaaaaaaaaaatcaagttgaTGATTAGGACATGCTTGAGCTAAGGTTTCTCACGTGGCCTTTCGTGTAAACTGTCAGATGAATTCTCTCACCTCCCTCCTGAAAGTTTGCCACCACCTGCCTGCCGGGACGAATAGTACCCTTTCCGCATATGAGGCCAGCCGATTTAAACTTCAAACTCCCAATGGGAAGTCAGTAGCAGATGTTGGGTGCGAACCAATACTGCACATGAGGCACTTCCAGGTTAGTTTCTCAGGACAGTAAATATATTACATTACATATAAGGAGCTTAATGAGTTTTTGGATTCACCTCTATGTGGATATCTTTTGCAGGCCTCTAAAAAGCTGCCGGAGAAGCTTATTTCCCAGATCATTCATCCGTCTGGTGACGGAAACTCAGTGTTGTTAAATTAAGTGAAAGCTTTAGCCTACATAAGATCAACCTTGATTGCAAGCAGATTATCATGAATGTCCAGAACTTTGTAGTGgcatttcttcaatttcttttatcATACACGACGATCATAGCAGTTTAACTGGTTTAATTACACGCAGCATAGTTCAGTGTTTAGAGATCTATAGAAATGAAAGTTATATTAACATCGATTTTTGCGTTGAAACTGTATAGCCGTCAGAACAATGACATTCTTTATTAATTGGTGCTGAGGTTTACTGAAAATATTGGATTTTTACATTGAAACTGTATAGCCGTCAGAACAATGACCATTTTCCAGGTATGTCAACATTAGGGAGTGAAGTTGTAGACCATGGATTCTTTGTATTTCAAGTAAGAAACGTACTTCATATAGTAGCTTGTGGGCTCATGACTTTCAATTGCTACATGCGCGTGAGTGACTGTTTTTAGCAAAATTCTTTGAGTTCTAATAAACATTTGAGGCGGGCTTGTGGGTTCCATTCTCAAATCGTCAAGGACTCTAGGCCTATTATTTCCCCAATTATTGTGATGAAGATATGCAACAATATGAGCCATGTGATCCAGTATCAAAAAGTCTTGTTTGATATTGTTTCTGGAATGGTTAATAGCATTTTTCGACTATAAAAAAGTGTTTCATATGTGCTTTACAAGAAACGAGAAAATGTTTCCTCCAAATATTCTTCCAACAagcatttaaaaatttaataaaagttTGACATGTTTATAATAAAATACTAGTGAGATAATAGTTTTTAAGTTgctgaaattattttaaaagcaactttttaaaagatgaggttaAAATTGTATTtggcaaatgaaaaaaaaaaattgctttttgTCAAAATCATAGGTCCAAAACAGTAGAAAACAGAAGCAGTTGTACCCCTGCTTCTAAAAACAACGCTTTTTTTTTAGCACAGTAACCCTAAACTAACCCTTATTTATAGCTACGCCCCCTAGAACTCCATTTTAATCTCAATTTGCTCTCTGTTAACTCAAAAGTCACTACTTTACTCCTCTAAGCTCAAAATTTGTTCTTCTTGACTTATGGATTGTCTCTTCTCCCATAAACTTATAGGTCGCCTCCTAAAACATATGTGGGATCCAACTCCCAATAAGACTATGTTCCACGTGCAATAAATTTTGTTACAAATCTCCATTATGCGTAAACATTCAACGGTCAGATAATATTAAGTTTTATAGAGAAATTAACAGATCTAAGACAATGTGGagcaattttaagttttatagaGACGACTTTCAAATTTCAGGGAGCAAACTGGGATCAAAACCGAGTTTCAGGAGGCAAAGTAaagtgaattttgagttttagggaGTAAAATTGTGACTTTTAAGTTACAGAGAATAAAGTAAGATTAAAATCGAGTTCGCGAAGCTAAAAATATCACAAGTGATGCTAAAATATGCCCAATAGCCCAATAATAAATAGCTCCTAATTTTCGTTTTAAATTTCTAAAATTTCCTAAACAATTGCATTTTACCATTTTATTTGATatactcactttttttttttttttttaaatcataattTCTCTAAAGTTTAAAGAAGAGGAGGCTATCCTATCTCAAAGTCAAGCCATAAGCCTTTTTGAGGACTTATAGGTAGGTTTtagcctttaaaaaaaaaaaaaaaaaaacagattgtCCACCAAGAGTAATTGTAAACAACTTGACTCAAATTTAGGCCTTGATCTCGAAGAGAATGATCCTACAACAAAAAATTATGCTTTAAATGTACTATGGGACTTGTTCAAAAGTGATTATGAAATGACTAAAAAcgtttttgacaaatttttttttagctCCATGAGCACTTGCATTCTTGCACAAAGCATTTAAGTGGTTTTTTGGAATACACAGaatttttattaaggattggttccaaaagcactctCACAAAAGTGATTTAAGTCATTTAAAACACTTCTGGCCTAGTACTGCAGTCTAGTGAAattcatcttcacttataagtgagcaATCTtcagttcgattctcgccaaaaacgaagttaaaccacattattatgacaAACTCATTATAAGGCTTAGCTCATTCCCCCACTCCTTTCGTGTAGATACtattatttgttcaaaaaaaaaaaaaaaaacacttccaaacaagCCTATAGTCATTAAGAGCGAAACAGGGAAGAAAACCCTAGGCAGTATGAGTACGAAAAAAAGACAGTCCAAACCAAGCGGGAGGAAGAAGCAAAGGAGTTTCAATTTCTCCTCACGATAGGAAAACAAAGGTATCAAGGAATTTCTCCTCACAATAGCAGTATGAGTACGATTGCAGGTCATTGTGATGGGATTATTTGTCTAAACTTTACCTCTCATGACGATTACTGTCCTGACGAGATTGTTTTATTCAATCCAGCAATCAAGGAATTTGAGATTCTTCCCGAGTCTCGCCTTCTTCATCTCCATCACCATCTAATATGATTGTGTAGGGACAGTATATCCCTATACCAAAAGCTGTGGGGTTCGGGTACGATTTCAAAGCTAAAATTACAAGGTTGTTAGTGTTCGTCCGTGGTCTTATTCTTATAAACCTACAGTAGAGGTATACACTTTAGGTGCTCATTCGTGGAGAGAGATCGAGTGTGATATCGATTGTGATGCCTTGCGGATCCATTCCACTTACGTCTACTTCAAGGTATTTTTTTTACTGGTGTTTCTGCTGAAGTACCATGGACTAAGAGTATCATCCTTTCCTTTGACATGGGCGAGGAGGTATTTCATGAAATACCAGATCCATATAGTACCCTTGAGAGAGAGCGAAGATATAGTAGACTTGCATTGGGGAATGAATCCGTCGCTATTTTTTTCTTACGTGGAAAAATCCATGACCGGGATAATGTCTTCGATATGTGGGTGATGGATGACTCTAGAAGAAGTTGGAGCAAATGGTTAACGATCAAAATGTACCAGGTATTGAGTTTCCGTTGGCATTTTGGTAGAGGGATGAGCTTATTATGGCAGCCGCTAATAGACGTATTGTCTCCAACAACCTAGTCGCACGAAAGCTCAACAATCTTCTGATTCATCACAATGAAAATCGAGAATATAATCAAGTTATTGTTTATCCAGAGAGCATTGTTTCTGTGAAGAGGGACAACAAGAAGCTTAAGGGCATAGAGCTAAACAGACTGGTTCTCTCCGAGATGTTCGAAAAACGTAGCCAGAACAGGAGAAAGGTCTACATGAACCAGAATTGATGggaattaattttattaatgtttAATTATCTGCGAATGAATAGTGGAAGTCCTATTCTTCTCAGTTTGGAACTTTGGATTGCCTACAGATTAGGAGTATCTCGTTTATTTTGAAGTATGTCGATCATGGGATTAGTTGTTCCATGTTTTTAGCTATTGTTGTTATTTCTACGTGTATTTATGTTGAAGTTTCAGTCAATGAATAAATACTTCAGTTCAACCAATTTTCATACTCTCAAGCTTTCAATTCTAgtctttagttttcaaaaaaaattcacaacatcaattgtgtatgaaattaatataaacaacactactaataatttaaaaaaaaaaatcacaacatCAATTGTGTATGAGATTTATATAAACAATTAATTAGAGAGAAAGTTTGAGAAAATAAGGATGTCAACTGTTTGATTTGAGAACGGAAAAATTATATTCATGATCCTCATAATCACAAAAACTAATCATATACATAACCACAAATTAATCATCAGGGATTATCCATAACTATATCCATCGGGTAACAGATTTTCATCGGTTAACAGTTATATATATCCATCTTCGtcaatgcaaaaaaaaattatcaattcAACAGACAGATTATAATTTAATAGATACTAATTATGTCATTAAATATCCACATCAACTCATCGAAAACGTAACAACACTTTAGATACTTTCTAGAGGTATTCATGATAAGCCAAATATGATAGCAAATTAAGACAAATTGGTCCCATGAAAAAAAGAGAAGGGATGACaaaagcaaatacaaccgccACTACAGAAGAAAGACAAAACAAATTATCAAATAATATTCACAATTTTCTCCATATCCGGAAAATACTTGAGTTTTCATCCCGAAATTAGCCACATTCAGGCGGTTATTAGATTTAATGGGTTCATTTGTCATCCATACTAACAAAcctggagattgaggcttgcacaAATGCAATGTCTTAAAGATAGAATTTCACCCATACTTTGTGCTTGTGGGAGACgctcccaggattcaacaataCATAATCCGAAGTCGAAGCACCACAATCTTAGGACTCTAGcgaacttttttttatatattttgtactCTCAAGACACAACTTAAAATTTGACAAAGAAATAATGAATGAAAAAACATAGTGGAAAAACTCTATTTCTCAAGaataaaaattaactctaattctATGAAAACTTCATTATTTAAGAGTGGAGTATGCTTGGGTTTATATAAAACTCATGTCACTCTTTCTTAAATTATGTGTCTATTGGCTTTAAACCGGCACCTTTTTATTATTAAGGTATACAACTAATCAAAAGGTAAGGTGAACCAACCTATTCAGAAAGGTTGACACCAGCcgtaattttaaacaacaaaaccaTGCATTGCATCCTCTACGATGGATGATCCCACCTCTTCAGAAAGGTTGACACCAACCataatttcaaacaacaaaaccGTTTGAATGAAACGGTGACAACTAGAAAATTTTCCATTCACATTTGAaaactaaatattataataaaaaatttcaccaactaatttaatgaaaaagttaCCACTAGTATTAATTTCAAGCTCAATTAACGTAtgactcgtttggatgtgcttttagaaaaaatatttttgggtttcaaaaatacttaaagtgctttctgcaagaagcaccagttatgtgcttcttccaggaagcactttaagtattTTTTCAGGATTTACTTTCATCTTTACTAatgattggttctaaaaatattttcaccaaaagtatTTTCAGTCATTTCAAAAGCACATGCAAATGAGCTCtacgaatatatatatatatacacacatatatatatacatatacacatatatatacatatatatacacacacacatatatactcAATTCGATACCTAACAACTGTTGACTCATTGAATGGATTagcaatgaaaaaaaaaatgaaaactaataaaaagggtttgaaaactttgagttttaatgataaggacaaaataaagggtaaagtgaatagtaccaggattgactttttagtgtaaaaatgtggtttttcattaaagtgaacagtaccgggtgcttttcgttaaagttcccaaaaaaaatggcaaggttcaaatgaaaatgatatttgtatttttttttttaatcatacacacttatgtttatttatgtttattGTGTTGAAATCACTTTTGAAGTTAAAATACACTAGCCTTTCTACATGCGCTTCAGCGCATGTgaaatacctttttttttattaacggCGCGCTACTGCCACTATGCGCAACTTAAATGTATTTATCTACGTTAATCATTTCACTTGATCACTCTTGTGCTTGGAACTTgtcacatttttttaccaagcGCGTTGGTAGTGTCCcatatgtttttcttttatttttgtgtgtagctatcaatttaacaaaaattgtgTGCAATATTAACATTACCCCTTTTTTAGCAATTAAGTTTTGGATTAGCTTTCATGCCTgccataatttt includes the following:
- the LOC126598890 gene encoding quinolinate synthase, chloroplastic-like; this translates as MDASSATTMALRVSSSSSSSSSSSASFKPNKSLPFKFTTFRPPPQPTLLKSLKCIQTPPSSNPNPLKHPRPPPQNPISASPFSCSALTLSPSTSSQTAELVPLKLQTLISEFQSLAEPIDRVKRLLHYAALLPPFDDSARVDSNRVMGCTARVWLQAEIDEEGKMRFAADSDSEITRGFCSCLVSVLDGASPEEVLLVKTDDLSSLNVGLPGAQRSRVNTWHNVLVSMQKKTKALVAQRQGAPPFEPFPSLVVTADGIQAKGSFAEAQARYLFPDESKVEELVNVLKEKKIGVVAHFYMDPEVQGILTAAQKHWPHIHISDSLVMADSAVNMAKAGCEYITVLGVDFMSENVRAILDQAGFEKVGVYRMSNERIGCSLADAASSPSYMSYLEAASRSPHSLHVVYINTSLETKAYAHEVVPTITCTSSNVVQTILQAFVQVPDANIWYGPDSYMGANIRELLQQMARMTDEEIAEIHPEHNRDSIRSLLPRLHYFQDGTCIVHHLFGNEVVDRIKEMYCDAYLTAHFEVPGEMFSLAMEAKRRGMGVVGSTQNILDFIKQRIQEALDRNVSEHLKFVLGTESGMVTSIVAAVRSLLGSARSGGAEINVEIVFPVSSDSVTTSSSSPDLNSVKLGDVILPVIPGVSSGEGCSINGGCASCPYMKMNSLTSLLKVCHHLPAGTNSTLSAYEASRFKLQTPNGKSVADVGCEPILHMRHFQASKKLPEKLISQIIHPSGDGNSVLLN